A window of Perognathus longimembris pacificus isolate PPM17 chromosome 6, ASM2315922v1, whole genome shotgun sequence contains these coding sequences:
- the Pnpla4 gene encoding patatin-like phospholipase domain-containing protein 4 — translation MRAPVTTRSPLPLSGWTPCSPAAGFEPGSSAVGNPVLRDLEMNCGPLHLSMAACGFLGVWHLGVAQALSTHSPRLLRALRGYAGASAGALAAALLLTAPHRIQAGADFAFALAEETRAQVLGAATPGYDFLGRLRRGIESLFPPDAHLQAEHRLLVSLTHARSRANYRVSTFASREDLVQVLLASCFVPVYAGLKPVRHQGQPWVDGVFSDGLPVFPSGRTLTASPFCGRTDIGPQDGGRRVPPVNIARQEVELSMANLVRLRFALFPPARGSMEALYQAGFQDALRFLRKEDWLE, via the coding sequence ATGCGGGCTCCGGTGACAACGCggtcccctcttcccctttccggCTGGACCCCCTGCAGCCCCGCCGCAGGATTCGAACCCGGATCCTCAGCAGTTGGAAATCCAGTTCTTCGCGACCTGGAGATGAACTGCGGCCCTCTGCACTTGTCTATGGCGGCCTGCGGCTTCCTGGGCGTCTGGCACCTGGGAGTGGCCCAGGCCCTAAGCACCCACAGCCCCAGGCTGTTGCGGGCCCTGCGGGGCTACGCGGGGGCCTCGGCCGGGGCGCTGGCGGCCGCCCTGCTGCTCACCGCGCCCCACCGGATACAGGCCGGCGCCGACTTCGCCTTCGCCCTGGCCGAGGAGACTCGCGCTCAAGTGCTCGGCGCTGCCACCCCCGGCTACGACTTCCTGGGCCGGCTCAGGCGCGGGATCGAATCCCTGTTCCCGCCTGACGCCCACCTCCAGGCCGAGCACCGCCTGCTCGTCTCCCTCACCCACGCCCGCTCCCGAGCCAACTACAGGGTGTCCACCTTCGCTTCCAGAGAGGACCTGGTCCAGGTGCTCCTGGCCAGCTGCTTTGTCCCCGTCTACGCCGGCCTGAAGCCCGTGCGTCACCAGGGGCAGCCCTGGGTGGACGGCGTCTTCTCCGACGGCCTCCCCGTCTTCCCATCAGGCCGCACACTCACCGCGTCCCCGTTCTGCGGGAGGACGGACATAGGCCCCCAGGATGGAGGCCGGCGGGTCCCACCCGTCAACATCGctaggcaggaagtggagctgtctatGGCGAACCTGGTCCGCCTGCGCTTCGCCCTTTTCCCTCCCGCCCGGGGTAGCATGGAGGCCTTataccaggctggcttccaggatGCCCTGCGCTTCCTGCGGAAGGAGGACTGGTTGGAATGA